The following coding sequences are from one Virgibacillus necropolis window:
- a CDS encoding extracellular solute-binding protein, with protein MKKSLRIMLVALFALLLLAACSEEAAEKSDEEAVPVNDEGFPIVDEEIKLSLIAPGTGMAEWKDMPTLQKYSEMTNINFDYKTPPMSDFKTKLNLAFASGDIEDIIYAAGTSNLTPAMEVDYGKQGVLLPLEDLIAEHAPNIQKMFEENPAIKKSVTTVDGHIYSLPRVSKGDTAIWYRGPMWYNGTWLEALDVKELPKTTEEFYELLKRFKTEDPNGNGKADEIPLTDVKMDSTRPWLLGAFGLKEWGIEEVDGNVRYTPIQPEYKEYLKYMNKLYEEELLDQEVFAQSDEQKKAKGKANRVGVFPDYFSFFTLGETPEKALNDPMFFPLTSSVSDEPLVPRSTGINRGNFSITKNNPNPAASIRWVDYFYSQEGYEFLNRGPEGHLWSWVDEEGGAKKENPLPDGFESLEDYRGTLTPDYGINTPALTGPIEGMEKSEFDKFISSETSDKIEPYAEVPYPLVYLKGEEQEEVSRIQADLETYVRQMEAKFITGVEPLSNWDKYVQTIKDMNVESLVKIHQEAYDRWENN; from the coding sequence TTGAAAAAATCACTGCGCATTATGTTGGTTGCACTTTTTGCATTATTACTTCTAGCTGCTTGCTCAGAGGAAGCAGCGGAAAAAAGTGATGAGGAAGCGGTACCCGTAAACGATGAAGGGTTCCCAATTGTCGATGAAGAGATAAAATTATCACTGATAGCACCGGGTACTGGTATGGCGGAATGGAAAGATATGCCTACATTACAAAAGTACTCAGAAATGACCAATATCAACTTTGACTATAAGACACCTCCAATGAGCGACTTTAAAACGAAGTTAAATTTAGCGTTTGCTAGTGGGGATATAGAGGACATTATCTATGCAGCTGGAACTTCTAATTTGACACCTGCTATGGAAGTGGATTATGGAAAACAGGGGGTGTTGTTACCTTTAGAAGACCTTATAGCTGAACACGCTCCAAATATTCAAAAAATGTTCGAGGAAAACCCAGCTATTAAAAAATCCGTTACTACAGTTGATGGTCATATTTATTCATTACCGAGGGTGTCTAAAGGAGATACAGCTATTTGGTATAGAGGACCAATGTGGTATAACGGAACATGGTTAGAGGCTTTGGATGTTAAGGAACTACCTAAGACTACTGAAGAATTTTACGAACTATTAAAACGATTTAAAACAGAAGATCCTAACGGTAACGGAAAGGCAGATGAAATTCCATTAACCGATGTGAAAATGGATAGTACTCGTCCATGGTTGTTAGGTGCTTTTGGCCTGAAAGAATGGGGTATTGAGGAAGTTGATGGAAATGTAAGGTATACCCCAATCCAACCTGAGTATAAAGAATATTTAAAGTATATGAATAAACTTTATGAAGAGGAACTATTAGATCAAGAAGTATTTGCTCAATCAGATGAGCAGAAAAAGGCAAAAGGAAAAGCGAACAGAGTTGGAGTATTCCCAGATTACTTCTCATTCTTTACACTGGGTGAAACTCCAGAAAAGGCTCTTAATGACCCAATGTTTTTTCCATTGACTAGTTCTGTTTCAGATGAACCACTAGTCCCACGTAGTACGGGAATCAATAGAGGTAATTTTTCAATCACAAAAAACAATCCAAACCCTGCAGCATCAATACGTTGGGTTGACTACTTTTATTCACAAGAAGGCTATGAGTTCCTAAACCGTGGTCCTGAAGGACATCTCTGGTCATGGGTCGACGAAGAAGGTGGAGCTAAAAAAGAAAATCCTTTACCAGATGGTTTTGAAAGCCTAGAAGATTATCGTGGAACTCTTACGCCTGACTATGGAATTAATACACCTGCTTTAACCGGTCCAATAGAAGGAATGGAAAAGAGTGAATTTGATAAGTTTATTTCATCTGAAACCAGCGATAAGATAGAACCATATGCGGAAGTCCCTTATCCACTCGTTTATTTAAAGGGAGAAGAACAGGAAGAGGTTTCTAGAATTCAGGCTGACTTGGAGACGTATGTTCGACAAATGGAAGCTAAGTTTATAACTGGTGTTGAACCTCTATCAAATTGGGATAAATATGTCCAAACAATTAAAGATATGAATGTCGAGAGTTTAGTGAAAATTCATCAAGAGGCATATGATCGTTGGGAAAATAATTAA
- a CDS encoding ABC transporter permease, whose amino-acid sequence MSTSTATVLQQEEEKPKSNVPKEKKKKPKKNRKILENWQLYLFVLPALLYFVIFHYIPMYGLQIAFKDFIPALGIWGSEWVGFEHFARFFDSYYFWNLLKNTLSINVYELVVGFPLPIILALLLNEVKDGIYKKSVQTVTYAPHFISVVVMAGMIIAFLSPATGIVNHFIELLGFEPIRFLADPDWFKSVFVLSGVWQNTGWGTIIYLAALAGVDMQQHEAAIVDGASRLQRILYINIPALVPTMVILLILNIGNFLAVGFEKILLLQNPLNLESSNVIATFVYTAGLLEAQYSFAAAVGLFNAIINAILLVVVNQIAKKTSETSLW is encoded by the coding sequence ATGAGCACTAGTACTGCAACAGTTTTACAACAAGAAGAAGAAAAGCCGAAGTCCAATGTGCCTAAAGAAAAGAAAAAAAAACCTAAAAAGAATAGAAAAATTCTAGAAAATTGGCAGTTATATCTATTTGTACTTCCAGCCCTTTTGTATTTTGTTATCTTCCATTATATCCCTATGTATGGTTTACAAATTGCATTTAAAGATTTTATTCCCGCACTAGGAATATGGGGAAGTGAATGGGTAGGATTTGAACATTTTGCGAGATTTTTTGACTCTTATTATTTTTGGAATTTGTTAAAGAATACACTATCCATTAATGTCTATGAATTAGTTGTTGGTTTTCCATTACCAATTATTTTAGCGCTATTATTAAACGAGGTAAAAGATGGTATCTATAAAAAGAGCGTTCAAACCGTAACGTATGCTCCCCATTTTATTTCGGTTGTTGTAATGGCTGGTATGATCATTGCGTTTCTATCACCAGCAACAGGTATAGTTAACCACTTTATTGAATTGCTTGGTTTTGAACCGATTCGGTTTTTGGCTGATCCCGATTGGTTTAAATCTGTATTCGTGCTTTCAGGTGTATGGCAGAATACAGGTTGGGGAACAATCATTTACCTTGCTGCTCTTGCCGGTGTTGATATGCAACAACATGAAGCCGCCATTGTAGATGGAGCATCAAGGCTGCAACGAATATTATACATAAATATTCCCGCACTTGTACCAACAATGGTTATCTTATTAATATTAAACATTGGTAATTTTCTTGCGGTTGGTTTTGAGAAAATATTACTTTTACAAAATCCACTTAACCTTGAGTCTTCAAACGTTATTGCAACATTTGTCTATACGGCTGGTTTACTAGAAGCTCAATACAGCTTTGCCGCTGCTGTAGGTTTATTTAATGCAATTATTAATGCTATTTTACTTGTAGTTGTAAATCAAATTGCTAAAAAAACAAGTGAAACAAGTCTATGGTAA
- a CDS encoding copper homeostasis protein CutC, translating into MNFEVIATSVYDAQVAAENGANRIELVKDIDEGGLTPCYALIKEVVQAVNIPVNVMIRPHSYTFCYSERDLLIMTDNIRIVRELGATGIVLGTLNHNHTIDETALQNLLAAAGKLDVTFHRAFDEVIDQEAALTTLFEFPQVNRVLTSGGKKSVIQATNQIKKLRRLTDNNPCNIIAGSGLSIDNVKEFIEETGIKEIHFGSGVRIGGNALKPIDPEKVRAIVKVIEALET; encoded by the coding sequence TTGAACTTTGAAGTAATTGCAACAAGTGTATATGACGCACAGGTTGCTGCAGAAAATGGGGCAAACCGAATTGAACTAGTGAAGGACATCGATGAAGGTGGTTTGACCCCGTGTTATGCGTTAATTAAAGAGGTTGTTCAGGCTGTGAATATTCCAGTTAATGTTATGATCCGCCCGCATAGTTATACCTTTTGTTATAGCGAAAGAGATCTACTTATTATGACTGATAACATTAGGATTGTTCGAGAACTAGGTGCTACCGGAATTGTGTTAGGTACCTTAAATCATAATCATACAATTGATGAAACTGCTTTACAAAATCTTTTAGCGGCAGCGGGTAAATTGGATGTAACCTTCCATAGGGCATTTGATGAAGTCATTGATCAGGAAGCTGCTCTAACTACCTTATTCGAATTTCCACAGGTTAATAGGGTACTAACCTCCGGTGGGAAAAAAAGTGTTATCCAGGCTACAAATCAAATTAAAAAACTTAGACGACTTACTGATAATAACCCATGCAATATTATAGCCGGAAGTGGCTTAAGTATTGACAATGTTAAAGAATTTATAGAGGAAACGGGAATCAAAGAAATCCACTTTGGTTCGGGAGTTCGGATAGGTGGCAACGCTTTAAAGCCAATTGATCCAGAAAAGGTACGTGCAATTGTAAAAGTTATCGAGGCTTTGGAAACATAA
- a CDS encoding alpha-mannosidase: MFLTEEKAKSRINEISMYRYRNPIKLSEWKFVVDEAGEVGSYPPDDSSSIIKIGERWQGRDLYAWLSTEVKIPNNWSSKKIVGLFDFGRTGGGNNSGFESLLFLNGEPYQGVDSNHQEVFISEENAGESLMFDFRLWSGLEGGGQPVEQEYKFQRAEIVWLDEQVDNFYFDAKAVLETVLVLNDNQPERHKLLNALNQSINLINWLTPGSNEFYESVYDAQSYLEEQLNEMEKNHAVTFHCVGHTHIDVAWLWRLKHTREKSARSFSTVLRLMEQYPEYIFMQGQPQLYEYIKHDYPEIYEKMKERITDGRWETDGGMWLEADCNIPAGESLVRQLLLGSNFLRDEFNTECEYLWLPDVFGYSWALPQILKKSGIKTFMTTKISWSQYNRMPHDTFKWRGIDGSEILTHFVTTTEPWPESRYYTYNGFITPQVVKESWDAYKDKNINQDLLLSYGYGDGGGGVNREMLEMRRRIDKIPGLPHAKPSTAGDYFRNLHKTVEETDEYVHTWDGELYLEFHRGTYTSQAYMKRMNRKLELLYRESEWLSVLNGIHQNEVSAYPQAKLTEGWKTILRNQFHDIIPGSSIKEVYEDAKKEYEEAERLGENVWNQTSKLLLQVTKENVWTVFNSAPWKRNDLILISNSKHLGEGEWRSIEGNKLVAQKTEKGWYVQMENIPAMGYTKLEFHPESSRSENTQNELFKLTNSSIKTPYYAIEWNDKGHLTSIYDLENKREVLAENASGNVLQVFEDKPLMFDAWDIDIFYQQKMEEVASLQSVQFLEKGDTQASVRFVWKYGSSVIQQDMILYTTSRRIDFKTHADWREKQRLLKAAFSVEIRSTEATYDIQFGNVKRPTHWNTSWDYARFESVGHQWADLSEGGYGVSLLNDCKYGYDVKDNVIRLSLLKAPVHPDPDADQGHHDFTYSLLPHEGSWKEGNTVKEAWYLNNPLTCNEGSNNVQELSMLACSEPNIMVDAVKKAEYSDKIVLRVHEFEGIRTQAEMRSDFTIVSWQECNLMENPVLDKVNDSSINFQLKPYEIKTFLVEFSK, from the coding sequence ATGTTTTTGACAGAAGAAAAAGCAAAATCACGTATTAATGAGATATCGATGTACCGGTACCGAAATCCAATTAAATTGTCTGAATGGAAATTTGTTGTTGATGAAGCAGGGGAGGTTGGTAGCTACCCACCGGATGATAGTTCTTCCATTATAAAAATAGGAGAACGGTGGCAAGGGCGAGATTTATATGCATGGTTATCAACAGAGGTTAAAATTCCGAACAACTGGTCTAGCAAAAAAATTGTCGGTTTGTTTGACTTTGGTAGAACTGGGGGAGGAAATAACTCAGGATTTGAGTCCCTTTTATTTTTAAATGGAGAACCTTATCAAGGTGTAGATTCTAATCACCAAGAAGTTTTTATTTCTGAGGAGAATGCTGGGGAAAGTCTAATGTTTGATTTTAGGTTATGGTCAGGCCTTGAAGGAGGGGGTCAGCCTGTTGAACAGGAGTATAAATTTCAGCGTGCAGAAATTGTTTGGCTAGATGAGCAAGTTGATAACTTCTACTTTGATGCAAAAGCTGTTCTTGAAACCGTACTAGTATTAAATGATAATCAGCCGGAACGACATAAGTTGTTGAACGCGCTTAATCAATCTATCAATCTAATTAATTGGTTGACACCTGGTTCAAATGAATTCTATGAATCTGTATATGACGCACAATCTTATTTGGAAGAACAATTAAATGAAATGGAAAAAAACCACGCCGTTACATTTCACTGTGTAGGTCACACACATATCGATGTCGCCTGGCTGTGGCGTCTAAAACATACAAGAGAAAAATCAGCACGATCTTTTTCAACGGTATTGCGTTTAATGGAACAATATCCTGAATATATTTTCATGCAAGGTCAACCGCAGTTGTATGAATATATTAAACATGATTATCCAGAAATCTATGAAAAAATGAAGGAACGTATAACAGATGGTCGATGGGAAACAGATGGAGGAATGTGGCTTGAGGCTGATTGTAACATACCAGCTGGAGAATCGCTTGTTCGCCAATTGCTGTTAGGATCGAATTTCCTTCGCGATGAATTCAATACAGAATGTGAATACCTGTGGCTACCAGATGTATTTGGGTACAGTTGGGCATTACCACAGATATTGAAAAAATCAGGAATCAAAACGTTTATGACAACTAAAATAAGCTGGAGTCAGTACAACCGAATGCCACACGATACATTTAAATGGCGTGGTATTGACGGAAGCGAAATATTAACTCACTTTGTTACCACTACAGAGCCATGGCCAGAATCAAGATACTATACGTACAATGGCTTTATTACACCTCAAGTAGTAAAGGAATCATGGGATGCATACAAAGATAAAAATATAAACCAAGATCTTCTGCTTTCCTATGGATATGGGGATGGTGGAGGAGGGGTTAATCGGGAAATGCTTGAAATGCGCCGACGCATTGATAAAATCCCTGGATTACCACATGCGAAACCCTCTACTGCCGGAGATTATTTCAGAAATCTGCATAAAACAGTTGAAGAAACAGATGAATATGTCCATACGTGGGATGGAGAGCTATACCTTGAATTTCACCGCGGGACATATACGAGTCAGGCGTATATGAAACGCATGAACCGAAAGTTAGAATTGCTTTATCGGGAAAGTGAATGGTTAAGCGTATTAAATGGTATCCATCAAAATGAGGTATCAGCTTATCCACAAGCTAAATTGACTGAAGGTTGGAAGACAATATTACGAAATCAATTTCATGACATTATCCCTGGTTCCTCCATAAAAGAAGTATACGAAGATGCTAAAAAAGAGTATGAAGAAGCAGAGAGACTAGGTGAAAATGTATGGAATCAAACATCCAAATTACTATTACAGGTAACAAAAGAAAATGTATGGACTGTATTTAATTCAGCACCTTGGAAAAGAAATGACTTGATTTTAATCTCTAACTCAAAACATCTAGGTGAAGGAGAATGGAGAAGTATTGAGGGTAATAAACTCGTTGCACAGAAAACCGAAAAAGGTTGGTACGTCCAAATGGAGAACATTCCGGCAATGGGATACACAAAGCTTGAGTTTCACCCGGAATCGAGTCGTAGCGAGAATACTCAGAATGAATTATTTAAATTAACAAATTCCAGTATCAAGACACCATATTATGCTATTGAATGGAATGATAAAGGGCATCTAACAAGTATTTATGATCTGGAAAATAAACGAGAAGTGTTAGCTGAAAATGCGTCTGGAAACGTTTTGCAAGTTTTTGAAGACAAACCACTTATGTTTGATGCTTGGGATATCGATATTTTTTATCAACAAAAAATGGAAGAAGTTGCTTCACTACAATCGGTTCAATTCTTGGAAAAAGGTGATACTCAAGCTTCCGTCCGCTTTGTTTGGAAATACGGTAGCTCGGTTATCCAACAAGATATGATTTTATATACAACTAGCAGGAGAATTGATTTTAAAACACATGCAGACTGGCGGGAAAAACAGCGTCTGTTAAAGGCCGCTTTTTCAGTTGAAATTCGTTCTACTGAAGCTACCTATGATATTCAATTTGGTAATGTGAAACGCCCAACTCACTGGAATACAAGCTGGGATTATGCGCGCTTTGAAAGTGTAGGGCATCAGTGGGCTGATTTATCCGAAGGTGGCTATGGGGTTAGTCTTCTTAATGATTGTAAGTATGGATATGATGTCAAGGATAATGTAATAAGGCTTTCCTTATTAAAAGCACCTGTTCACCCAGATCCAGACGCTGATCAAGGTCATCATGATTTTACGTATTCATTACTTCCTCATGAAGGTAGTTGGAAGGAAGGTAATACTGTCAAAGAAGCATGGTATTTAAATAACCCACTTACTTGTAATGAAGGAAGTAATAATGTTCAAGAATTATCTATGCTAGCTTGTTCGGAACCTAATATCATGGTTGATGCAGTAAAAAAGGCTGAGTATAGTGACAAAATTGTTCTAAGAGTCCATGAGTTTGAAGGTATTCGTACTCAAGCAGAAATGCGAAGTGATTTTACTATTGTGTCATGGCAGGAATGCAATTTAATGGAAAACCCTGTGCTCGATAAAGTAAATGATTCTAGCATTAACTTCCAATTAAAACCATATGAGATTAAAACTTTTCTTGTTGAATTCTCCAAATAA
- a CDS encoding carbohydrate ABC transporter permease, whose product MGAVIKETKADKIFNIFNISFLFIALVVVLYPLIYIVSASVSDPSQVNSGEMWLLPKGFTLEGYKLIFENDQIWRGYLNTIFYTVLGTLINLAVTLPAAYALARKDFVGRGFLTGLFVLTMFFSGGLIPTYLLVKDLGLIDTVWAMVLPNAAAVWNIIICRIFFQVTIPTELEESARMDGCSNFKMFMKIVLPLSAPIIAVMALFYGVGHWNGYFNALIYLSDKNLYPLQLVLREILVMQEMSSSATNISESMATALHSKEQLAAIIKYGVMIVSTLPIIIVYPFLQRYFVKGVMIGSLKG is encoded by the coding sequence ATGGGAGCAGTTATAAAAGAAACTAAGGCTGACAAAATTTTCAATATATTTAATATTTCATTTCTTTTTATTGCATTAGTAGTAGTACTTTACCCATTGATATATATTGTTAGTGCATCTGTAAGTGATCCATCGCAAGTGAATTCTGGAGAAATGTGGCTTTTACCTAAAGGATTTACTTTAGAAGGTTACAAACTAATTTTTGAAAATGACCAAATTTGGCGAGGTTATCTTAATACTATTTTTTATACCGTACTTGGTACTTTAATTAATTTAGCAGTTACTCTTCCAGCTGCCTACGCATTGGCACGAAAAGATTTTGTTGGTAGAGGGTTTCTTACGGGTCTTTTCGTACTAACCATGTTTTTCAGTGGTGGGTTAATCCCAACATATTTACTAGTTAAAGATTTGGGCTTAATTGACACAGTTTGGGCGATGGTTTTGCCTAATGCTGCTGCAGTATGGAATATTATTATTTGCCGTATATTCTTCCAGGTTACAATACCTACAGAATTGGAAGAATCAGCTCGGATGGATGGGTGTTCCAATTTTAAGATGTTTATGAAAATTGTATTACCATTGTCTGCACCAATCATCGCTGTAATGGCCCTGTTTTATGGTGTTGGTCACTGGAACGGGTATTTTAACGCATTGATCTACTTATCTGACAAAAATCTGTATCCGCTTCAATTAGTTTTAAGAGAAATACTTGTAATGCAGGAAATGTCATCATCGGCCACAAACATATCAGAAAGTATGGCCACAGCATTGCATAGTAAGGAACAATTAGCTGCAATAATCAAGTATGGGGTTATGATTGTCTCTACATTACCTATAATCATTGTGTATCCATTCTTACAACGCTATTTTGTTAAGGGTGTTATGATCGGCTCACTTAAAGGTTAG
- a CDS encoding helix-turn-helix domain-containing protein translates to MIKLNRVKSRLLMKYIISYLLIFLVPFMIMSTIIYYYSVSSLREEIEKSTINKLQQVESITNERMKELETLAARISYDPRLTPYMISQNYYGGLAIEELNKYAANSSIIEDVFVYYYGDDRIYSTSGSFSIKTLLDKYGFNQWGVENFVQDLHTKNPLIKPISVSNEKHSEMISYIFPIKPKNPNPYGAVMYLIEESEITGLIQNIFGKFKGNSYILSEDNKVIASTINDQSTNIKNFNSLPINNNGIDNVEINGRDYSLASVKSELSGWTFITLMNTDQFFEELADAKLLIMLILFVLLLIGFILAILLGRKQYKPIQNLFEITNKNDKSNSGVNGINELETIHKAITNVFKNHQTLNETVYKQKPFARDQLLVRLLKGDLKDNDEIDSLLHSLTIKMEDGHYFVAIVYFEKGTFIEDNMDEREEVFELLSTISVDDVTLYGVDLLYNDAIALVVSMDPVTNNADKQRLMLISQIQHYIQAAASIDPTIGVGRLYNEKNMINRSYIEALAATEYKFIYPKGSIIYFEAISSQPAQELGYPKDEQIKLVQSLKQGDQIVATETLSNIFVTLKTKDLTIQVLKCICFDIINSIVKAASELGLTQQIHNFNGIVDFSSVEHLHKQLDTVVISICEKVDAKKESHNDKLRNDILDYIKLNYKLYDLSLEKIAMEFQLSISYLSRFIKEQTGGTFTQYVQDFRMEEVKKQLKETDLPVKKIVTQVGYKDVANFTRKFKGIVGVTPGQYRKLNK, encoded by the coding sequence TTGATTAAACTTAATAGGGTTAAATCCCGACTATTAATGAAATATATTATCTCCTATTTACTAATTTTTCTTGTCCCTTTTATGATAATGAGTACTATTATCTATTATTATTCTGTTTCAAGCTTACGCGAAGAAATTGAGAAATCAACTATTAATAAATTGCAACAAGTAGAAAGTATAACAAACGAACGCATGAAAGAATTAGAAACACTAGCAGCTAGAATTTCATATGATCCTAGACTAACACCCTACATGATTAGCCAAAACTACTACGGGGGTTTGGCAATCGAAGAATTAAATAAATATGCGGCGAACAGCTCCATTATTGAAGACGTATTTGTGTATTACTATGGTGATGATAGGATATATTCCACTAGTGGTTCATTTTCTATTAAAACTTTACTAGATAAGTATGGATTTAATCAATGGGGAGTAGAAAACTTTGTCCAAGATTTACATACAAAAAACCCATTAATAAAACCTATAAGCGTTAGTAATGAAAAACATAGCGAGATGATATCCTATATATTCCCAATAAAGCCAAAAAACCCGAATCCATACGGAGCGGTTATGTACCTTATAGAAGAGTCAGAGATAACAGGTCTAATTCAAAACATATTTGGTAAATTTAAGGGGAATTCTTATATTCTCTCTGAAGATAATAAAGTAATTGCATCAACCATTAACGATCAGTCGACTAATATAAAGAACTTTAATTCATTGCCCATTAATAATAATGGTATAGATAATGTTGAAATAAACGGTAGGGATTATTCTCTAGCATCTGTTAAATCAGAGCTTAGTGGCTGGACTTTTATAACATTGATGAATACAGATCAATTTTTTGAAGAGCTCGCTGATGCTAAATTATTAATTATGTTAATATTATTTGTCCTTTTACTTATCGGTTTTATTTTGGCTATTTTACTTGGAAGAAAACAATATAAGCCAATACAAAATTTGTTTGAAATAACAAATAAAAATGATAAGTCAAATAGTGGTGTAAACGGTATAAATGAATTAGAGACCATTCACAAAGCGATTACAAATGTATTTAAAAACCATCAGACTTTGAATGAAACTGTGTATAAGCAAAAACCATTTGCTAGGGATCAATTGCTAGTTAGATTATTAAAAGGTGACTTAAAAGATAATGACGAAATAGACTCACTGTTACATTCGTTAACGATTAAAATGGAGGATGGCCACTACTTTGTAGCTATCGTATATTTTGAAAAAGGAACATTCATTGAAGATAATATGGATGAAAGAGAAGAAGTTTTTGAATTATTATCAACTATTTCAGTTGATGATGTTACGCTTTATGGTGTCGATTTGCTTTATAATGACGCGATTGCACTAGTGGTAAGTATGGATCCAGTAACAAATAATGCTGACAAGCAACGTCTTATGCTTATATCACAAATCCAACACTATATTCAAGCTGCTGCCTCAATTGATCCTACTATCGGGGTTGGAAGATTATATAATGAAAAAAACATGATCAATCGATCCTATATTGAAGCACTTGCAGCAACCGAATATAAATTTATATACCCAAAAGGTAGCATTATTTATTTTGAGGCTATTTCCTCGCAACCAGCACAGGAACTGGGTTATCCGAAAGATGAACAAATAAAACTTGTACAGAGTTTAAAACAAGGGGATCAGATTGTTGCTACAGAGACATTAAGTAATATATTTGTAACTCTTAAAACTAAAGATTTAACCATTCAAGTGCTAAAGTGTATCTGTTTCGATATTATTAATTCAATTGTAAAAGCGGCTTCCGAATTAGGGTTGACTCAACAAATTCATAATTTTAATGGAATTGTTGACTTTAGCTCGGTTGAACATTTACACAAACAGCTCGACACTGTAGTTATATCTATATGTGAAAAGGTTGATGCGAAAAAAGAGAGCCATAATGATAAATTACGAAATGATATATTAGATTACATTAAGTTGAACTATAAATTATACGACCTATCCTTAGAAAAGATAGCAATGGAGTTTCAATTATCTATTTCGTATCTTAGTAGATTTATAAAAGAACAAACTGGTGGAACGTTTACACAATATGTGCAAGATTTTCGAATGGAAGAAGTAAAAAAACAATTAAAAGAAACGGATTTACCAGTAAAAAAGATTGTGACACAAGTAGGCTATAAGGATGTTGCAAATTTTACAAGAAAATTCAAGGGGATAGTTGGTGTAACACCTGGACAGTACCGTAAATTAAATAAGTAA